Proteins encoded in a region of the Globicephala melas chromosome 1, mGloMel1.2, whole genome shotgun sequence genome:
- the RORC gene encoding nuclear receptor ROR-gamma isoform X1: protein MDRAPQRHHRASQELLAAKKTHTSQIEVIPCKICGDKSSGIHYGVITCEGCKGFFRRSQQCNVAYSCTRQQNCPIDRTSRNRCQHCRLQKCLALGMSRDAVKFGRMSKKQRDSLHAEVQKQLQQRQQQQREQAAKTPPAGAQGADPLACTLGLPGGQLPLGSSPDLPEASACPPSLLRAPGCGPSYSNSLAKAGLNGASYHLEYSPERGKTDGRENCYGSGSQPTPDRCGLHFEDPRHPGLGEPGRGPDSYFSPSFRSTPEAPYASLTEIEHLVQNVCKSYRETCQLRLEDLLGQRSTVFSREEVAGYQRKSMWEMWERCAHRLTEAIQYVVEFAKRLSGFMELCQNDQIVLLKAGAMEVVLVRMCRAYNADNHTVFFEGKYGGMELFRALGCSELISSIFDFSHSLSALHFSEDEIALYTALVLINANRPGLQEKRKVEQLQYSLELAFHHHLCKTHRHGILAKLPPKGKLRSLCSQHVEKLQTFQHLHPIVVQAAFPPLYKELFSTEIESPEGLSK from the exons CACAAATTGAAGTGATCCCTTGCAAAATCTGTGGGGACAAATCATCTGGGATCCATTACGGGGTTATCACCTGTGAGGGGTGCAAG GGTTTCTTCCGCCGGAGCCAGCAGTGTAACGTGGCTTACTCCTGCACCCGTCAGCAGAACTGCCCCATTGACCGCACTAGCCGAAACCGATGCCAGCACTGCCGCCTGCAGAAATGCCTGGCCCTGGGCATGTCCCGAGACG CTGTCAAGTTTGGCCGCATGTCCAAGAAGCAAAGGGACAGCCTGCATGCTGAGGTGCAGAAACAACTGCAACAGCGGCAACAGCAGCAAAGGGAACAAGCGGCCAAGACCCCTCCTGCAGGAGCCCAAGGAGCAGACCCCCTCGCCTGCACCTTGGGGCTCCCAGGTGGGCAGCTGCCCCTGGGCTCCTCGCCTGACCTGCCGGAGGCCTCAGCCTGTCCCCCCAGTCTCCTGAGAGCCCCAGGCTGCGGGCCCTCCTACTCCAACAGCTTGGCCAAGGCCGGGCTCAACGGGGCCTCGTACCACCTGGAATACAGCCCTGAGCGGGGCAAGACCGACGGCAGAGAGAACTGCTATGGCTCAGGCAGCCAGCCGACCCCTGACAGGTGTGGACTCCACTTCGAGGACCCCAGGCACCCTGGGCTTGGGGAACCAGGACGGGGCCCGGACAGCTACTTCAGCCCCAGTTTCCGCAGCACCCCAGAGGCGCCTTATGCCTCCCTGACAGAGATTG AGCATCTGGTGCAGAACGTTTGTAAGTCCTACCGAGAGACGTGTCAGCTGCGGCTGGAGGACCTGCTCGGACAGCGCTCCACCGTCTTCTCCCGAGAGGAGGTGGCCGGCTACCAGAGGAAG TCAATGTGGGAGATGTGGGAACGCTGTGCCCACCGCCTCACCGAGGCCATTCAGTACGTGGTGGAGTTCGCTAAGAGGCTCTCGGGCTTTATGGAGCTCTGCCAGAATGACCAGATCGTGCTACTCAAAGCAG gagCCATGGAAGTAGTGCTGGTCAGGATGTGCCGGGCCTACAATGCTGACAACCATACAGTCTTTTTTGAAGGCAAATACGGTGGCATGGAGCTCTTCCGAGCCttgg GCTGCAGCGAGCTCATCAGCTCCATCTTTGACTTCTCCCACTCCCTGAGTGCCTTGCATTTTTCCGAGGACGAGATTGCCCTCTACACGGCCCTCGTCCTCATCAACGCCA ACCGGCCAGGGctccaagagaaaaggaaagtagaACAGCTGCAGTACAGTCTGGAGCTGGCCTTTCATCATCATCTCTGCAAGACTCATCGCCACGGCATCCTGGCAAAG CTGCCACCcaaggggaagcttcggagcctgTGTAGCCAGCATGTGGAAAAGCTGCAAACCTTCCAGCATCTCCACCCCATCGTGGTCCAAGCTGCTTTCCCTCCACTCTACAAGGAACTCTTCAGCACTGAAATCGAGTCACCTGAGGGGCTGTCCAAGTGA
- the RORC gene encoding nuclear receptor ROR-gamma isoform X2: protein MDRAPQRHHRASQELLAAKKTHTSQIEVIPCKICGDKSSGIHYGVITCEGCKGFFRRSQQCNVAYSCTRQQNCPIDRTSRNRCQHCRLQKCLALGMSRDAVKFGRMSKKQRDSLHAEVQKQLQQRQQQQREQAAKTPPAGAQGADPLACTLGLPGGQLPLGSSPDLPEASACPPSLLRAPGCGPSYSNSLAKAGLNGASYHLEYSPERGKTDGRENCYGSGSQPTPDRCGLHFEDPRHPGLGEPGRGPDSYFSPSFRSTPEAPYASLTEIEHLVQNVCKSYRETCQLRLEDLLGQRSTVFSREEVAGYQRKSMWEMWERCAHRLTEAIQYVVEFAKRLSGFMELCQNDQIVLLKAGAMEVVLVRMCRAYNADNHTVFFEGKYGGMELFRALDRPGLQEKRKVEQLQYSLELAFHHHLCKTHRHGILAKLPPKGKLRSLCSQHVEKLQTFQHLHPIVVQAAFPPLYKELFSTEIESPEGLSK, encoded by the exons CACAAATTGAAGTGATCCCTTGCAAAATCTGTGGGGACAAATCATCTGGGATCCATTACGGGGTTATCACCTGTGAGGGGTGCAAG GGTTTCTTCCGCCGGAGCCAGCAGTGTAACGTGGCTTACTCCTGCACCCGTCAGCAGAACTGCCCCATTGACCGCACTAGCCGAAACCGATGCCAGCACTGCCGCCTGCAGAAATGCCTGGCCCTGGGCATGTCCCGAGACG CTGTCAAGTTTGGCCGCATGTCCAAGAAGCAAAGGGACAGCCTGCATGCTGAGGTGCAGAAACAACTGCAACAGCGGCAACAGCAGCAAAGGGAACAAGCGGCCAAGACCCCTCCTGCAGGAGCCCAAGGAGCAGACCCCCTCGCCTGCACCTTGGGGCTCCCAGGTGGGCAGCTGCCCCTGGGCTCCTCGCCTGACCTGCCGGAGGCCTCAGCCTGTCCCCCCAGTCTCCTGAGAGCCCCAGGCTGCGGGCCCTCCTACTCCAACAGCTTGGCCAAGGCCGGGCTCAACGGGGCCTCGTACCACCTGGAATACAGCCCTGAGCGGGGCAAGACCGACGGCAGAGAGAACTGCTATGGCTCAGGCAGCCAGCCGACCCCTGACAGGTGTGGACTCCACTTCGAGGACCCCAGGCACCCTGGGCTTGGGGAACCAGGACGGGGCCCGGACAGCTACTTCAGCCCCAGTTTCCGCAGCACCCCAGAGGCGCCTTATGCCTCCCTGACAGAGATTG AGCATCTGGTGCAGAACGTTTGTAAGTCCTACCGAGAGACGTGTCAGCTGCGGCTGGAGGACCTGCTCGGACAGCGCTCCACCGTCTTCTCCCGAGAGGAGGTGGCCGGCTACCAGAGGAAG TCAATGTGGGAGATGTGGGAACGCTGTGCCCACCGCCTCACCGAGGCCATTCAGTACGTGGTGGAGTTCGCTAAGAGGCTCTCGGGCTTTATGGAGCTCTGCCAGAATGACCAGATCGTGCTACTCAAAGCAG gagCCATGGAAGTAGTGCTGGTCAGGATGTGCCGGGCCTACAATGCTGACAACCATACAGTCTTTTTTGAAGGCAAATACGGTGGCATGGAGCTCTTCCGAGCCttgg ACCGGCCAGGGctccaagagaaaaggaaagtagaACAGCTGCAGTACAGTCTGGAGCTGGCCTTTCATCATCATCTCTGCAAGACTCATCGCCACGGCATCCTGGCAAAG CTGCCACCcaaggggaagcttcggagcctgTGTAGCCAGCATGTGGAAAAGCTGCAAACCTTCCAGCATCTCCACCCCATCGTGGTCCAAGCTGCTTTCCCTCCACTCTACAAGGAACTCTTCAGCACTGAAATCGAGTCACCTGAGGGGCTGTCCAAGTGA